From a region of the Deltaproteobacteria bacterium genome:
- a CDS encoding CinA family nicotinamide mononucleotide deamidase-related protein — protein MPNAEIVAIGSELLLGQIVDTNSAWMAQRLSDLGVNLFFKTIVGDNPGRMKDVIGRALDRADFVITSGGLGPTQDDLTREIIAEVCGRKLVRDPGLLEQIDTRFRRRGMIMTPNNERQADIPEGAIPVENPNGTAPSFIVEHEKGIVYALPGVPHEMKWLFENELTPYARAKWNLSETIAYRVLKVTDMGESSVDHEIGHLIANSSNPTVGVLAHPGQVDVRITAKASSREQAMELIAPVEARVRELLTTHIFAVDDETMEDAVGRLLREKDRSVAVFEDMTAGLVADRLQRASKEHFVEGMVAPGERGTRRLLAHSRRPDQAGALLEQPEQLTEELAWTVREQAGSDLGLALHAVENPGDTAVNLARGQTYISVTDGTEFHTRTYNLGGRGGPDRTRMSLNAVSMIRTLLLE, from the coding sequence GTGCCCAACGCTGAAATCGTCGCCATCGGATCGGAGCTGCTGCTGGGTCAGATCGTGGATACCAATTCCGCGTGGATGGCCCAGCGCCTGTCGGACCTCGGGGTCAACCTCTTCTTCAAGACCATCGTGGGCGACAACCCGGGGCGTATGAAGGATGTCATCGGGCGGGCGCTGGACCGGGCGGACTTCGTCATCACCAGCGGTGGCCTCGGCCCCACCCAGGACGACCTCACCCGGGAGATCATCGCCGAGGTGTGCGGCCGCAAGCTGGTGCGCGACCCGGGCCTGCTGGAGCAGATCGACACGCGCTTCCGCCGTCGCGGCATGATCATGACCCCCAACAACGAGCGGCAGGCGGACATCCCCGAGGGCGCCATCCCGGTGGAGAATCCCAACGGCACCGCGCCCTCGTTCATCGTTGAGCACGAGAAGGGCATCGTCTATGCGCTGCCGGGGGTGCCGCACGAGATGAAGTGGCTCTTCGAGAACGAGTTGACCCCTTACGCCCGGGCCAAGTGGAACCTGTCGGAGACCATCGCCTACCGGGTGCTCAAGGTCACCGACATGGGCGAAAGCTCGGTGGACCACGAGATCGGCCACCTCATCGCCAACTCCAGCAACCCCACCGTGGGGGTCCTGGCCCACCCCGGACAGGTGGACGTGCGCATCACCGCCAAGGCGTCGAGCCGCGAGCAGGCCATGGAGCTCATCGCGCCGGTGGAGGCGCGGGTGCGCGAGCTTCTCACCACCCACATCTTCGCCGTGGACGACGAGACCATGGAGGACGCGGTGGGCCGGCTGCTCCGGGAGAAGGACCGGAGCGTGGCCGTCTTCGAGGACATGACCGCGGGCCTCGTGGCCGACCGCCTGCAGCGGGCCAGCAAGGAGCACTTCGTGGAGGGCATGGTGGCGCCCGGCGAGCGCGGCACGCGCCGCCTGCTGGCGCATTCACGGCGGCCCGATCAGGCCGGCGCCCTGCTGGAACAGCCCGAGCAACTCACCGAGGAACTGGCCTGGACCGTCCGGGAGCAGGCCGGCAGCGACTTGGGCCTGGCGCTGCACGCGGTGGAGAACCCTGGAGACACCGCCGTCAACCTCGCTCGGGGCCAGACCTACATCTCGGTCACCGACGGTACCGAATTCCACACGCGCACTTACAACCTCGGCGGCCGCGGCGGCCCCGACCGCACCCGCATGAGCCTCAACGCCGTCTCGATGATCCGCACGTTGCTGCTGGAATAG